One genomic window of Primulina eburnea isolate SZY01 unplaced genomic scaffold, ASM2296580v1 ctg87_ERROPOS800000+, whole genome shotgun sequence includes the following:
- the LOC140822505 gene encoding transcription factor MYBC1-like produces MREEESNWFSKWEDELPSPEELMPLNQSLITPDLALAFNISNPLHNLHNHHTPAPPPPQSTAHSSAEFDSPELSGAAGGSGGAAGSDEPARTLKRPRLVWTPQLHKRFVDAVAHLGIKNAVPKTIMQLMSVDGLTRENVASHLQKYRLYLKRMQGISNGGNGSGIGNSSPAGLSGSGMDPAMDHLFASSPVPAQFLNPGRGNPEHFLPFVPVGAAMQHHHPMAVVAAGPGHQQQLQKQFRPFGHSPPNGQFDHPFLRQSQQQVQRMSGSAMPLAYAEDMEPAGTTNGRKVLTLFPTGDD; encoded by the coding sequence ATGAGGGAAGAAGAATCCAACTGGTTTTCGAAATGGGAAGATGAATTGCCCTCACCCGAGGAATTGATGCCCTTAAACCAATCCCTTATTACTCCTGATCTAGCGCTAGCTTTCAACATTTCGAATCCACTTCATAACCTTCACAACCACCACACGCCGGCTCCTCCTCCGCCGCAGTCAACTGCCCATTCCTCAGCTGAATTTGACTCGCCGGAGTTGAGTGGCGCCGCAGGCGGATCAGGTGGGGCTGCCGGGTCTGACGAACCCGCAAGAACCCTCAAGCGGCCGCGCCTCGTTTGGACTCCACAACTGCACAAGAGATTTGTAGATGCGGTTGCCCATTTAGGGATCAAGAATGCTGTTCCAAAGACTATAATGCAGCTCATGAGTGTTGATGGGCTAACTAGAGAGAACGTAGCGAGCCATTTGCAGAAATACAGGCTATATTTGAAGCGAATGCAAGGTATTTCCAATGGTGGAAATGGCAGCGGCATAGGGAATAGCAGTCCGGCGGGGCTGTCTGGTTCTGGCATGGATCCGGCCATGGACCACTTATTTGCCAGCTCCCCCGTGCCAGCTCAGTTTTTGAACCCCGGCAGGGGGAATCCGGAGCATTTCTTGCCATTTGTACCGGTTGGTGCAGCAATGCAGCATCACCACCCGATGGCGGTAGTGGCGGCAGGGCCAGGGCACCAACAGCAGTTGCAAAAGCAGTTCAGGCCATTCGGTCACTCGCCACCAAACGGGCAATTTGATCATCCATTTTTGAGGCAATCACAGCAGCAAGTTCAGAGAATGAGTGGTTCTGCTATGCCTCTAGCATATGCGGAGGATATGGAACCGGCTGGCACCACGAATGGGAGGAAAGTTCTTACTTTGTTTCCAACCGGCGATGATTGA
- the LOC140822498 gene encoding calmodulin-interacting protein 111-like isoform X2, protein MPSKKKNSKASSPSPSALSSSNSSPFDEDFSSSLDEASAKFPAFIAKSAFIGRIVEGNVSDSRGCKLWLPESAMISRSIPPGSVVSVSLPSLDKAPGGFSLTDISYECATHFGFDFEDNISDEAGRFFALATVFPSSKVLKNEIHLSSSLLCTLGCPDSGRTVFVCPVEFQQLTENGIGKPSGLSDVCLSSDGCKELYLSPVCLKGKFQLESVTSSHYDLSMEVELGSVENDKISSPKTPSVSLPKVSSPCSMQPHMSGYKKLASKTAYMSHEPIDILDVKDVLEDDSSRKLLETCTTSWLSSRSLLRGNFVIVPILSRKCVFRVIGSERLSSVGQNLNNRNNGPATGAPDLSKGMVCVFSVDRGTKVHLLLPRNSMVETSVTSSLTHPEVRHGSNIESMGVSVSKLGGLSKEFSVLKDIIVSSAVKGSVASLGLRPTKGVLLHGPPGTGKTTLARVCANDVGVNLFLVSGPEIISQYQGESEQALDEVFKKASLAVPAVIFIDELDAIAPARKDGGDQVSQRMVATLLNLMDGMSRTDGILVVAATNRPDSIEPALRRPGRLDREIEIGVPSPQQRYEILLALLREMQHSLSDKDVLTLAMATHGFVGADLAALCNEAALVCLRQFVNLNVCIGEPYFKISTAANDSVSSTSSRSDIVCLSSDMDICQVLGDSNNSNLEASFSHDSEIVSSSDFMDGIGTTGACAPKGDLKVTSEDFEKARDRIRPSAMREVVLEVPKVSWEDVGGQMEVKMQLMEAVEWPQKHKDAFKRIGTRPPTGILLFGPPGCSKTLLARAVASEAGLNFLAVKGPELFSKWVGESEKAVRSLFAKVCNKEVVSLSLLLQIGQIRLTQLF, encoded by the exons ATGCCTTCCAAGAAGAAAAATTCTAAAGCATCTTCACCTTCACCATCAGCTTTGTCTTCTTCCAATTCGTCGCCGTTCGACGAAGATTTCTCGTCATCCCTTGATGAAGCTTCCGCAAAGTTCCCAGCTTTCATTGCTAAATCGGCGTTCATCGGCAGAATTGTGGAAGGAAACGTTTCCGATTCCAGAGGGTGTAAGCTTTGGCTGCCGGAATCGGCTATGATTTCTAGGTCCATTCCCCCGGGATCTGTTGTTtcg GTTTCCTTGCCTTCTCTGGACAAAGCTCCGGGTGGATTTTCATTGACCGACATATCTTATGAATGTGCTACGCATTTTGGGTTTGACTTCGAAGATAATATTTCTGATGAAGCAGGAAGGTTTTTTGCCCTGGCAACTGTATTTCCTTCTTCTAAG GTTCTAAAGAATGAAATACACTTATCTTCAAGCCTTTTATGTACACTGGGTTGTCCAGATTCTGGTAGGACTGTTTTTGTTTGTCCTGTGGAGTTTCAGCAGTTGACTGAAAATGGAATCGGTAAGCCATCTGGCCTTTCAGATGTTTGTTTGTCATCTGATGGCTGCAAAGAGTTATATCTATCTCCGGTATGTTTGAAGGGTAAATTTCAGTTGGAGAGTGTCACATCATCTCACTATGACTTATCCATGGAAGTTGAACTTGGGTCCGTTGAAAATGACAAAATTTCATCTCCAAAGACACCATCTGTTTCATTGCCTAAAGTGAGCTCTCCCTGCTCAATGCAACCTCATATGTCAGGCTATAAAAAGTTAGCATCAAAGACAGCTTATATGTCTCATGAACCTATTGACATTCTTGATGTGAAGGATGTTTTGGAGGATGATTCTTCTAGGAAACTTTTAGAAACTTGCACTACCTCATGGTTATCTTCACGAAGTTTACTCCGTGGTAATTTTGTGATAGTCCCAATACTTTCAAGGAAATGTGTATTCCGGGTGATAGGTTCTGAAAGATTGTCTTCAGTTGGTCAGAATCTGAATAATAGAAATAATGGTCCTGCCACTGGAGCTCCGGACTTAAGCAAAGGCATGGTGTGTGTTTTTTCTGTAGATCGGGGAACAAAAGTGCACTTGCTATTACCAAGAAATTCTATGGTTGAAACTTCAGTAACAAGCTCTCTGACGCATCCTGAAGTTAGACATGGAAGTAACATAGAGAGTATGGGAGTCAGCGTTTCAAAATTGGGAGGCCTTTCCAAAGAATTTTCCGTTCTGAAAGATATTATAGTTTCATCAGCTGTGAAGGGTTCGGTTGCAAG CTTGGGTCTACGTCCCACAAAGGGAGTGCTTCTTCATGGCCCACCAGGAACAGGAAAAACTACTTTGGCTCGAGTATGTGCTAATGATGTAGGTGTTAACTTATTTTTAGTCAGTGGACCTGAAATTATTAGTCAATACCAAGGAGAAAGCGAACAAGCATTGGATGAAGTGTTTAAAAAAGCCAGCCTTGCTGTGCCCGCCGTG ATTTTCATAGATGAATTGGATGCAATTGCACCTGCACGCAAAGATGGAGGAGACCAGGTTTCTCAAAGAATGGTTGCTACTCTCTTAAATCTGATGGATGGGATGAGTAGAACTGATGGGATACTAGTTGTTGCTGCAACAAACCGGCCTGATAGCATTGAGCCTGCGCTCAGGAGACCCGGAAGGCTTGACCGAGAAATTGAAATTG GGGTTCCTTCTCCTCAACAACGTTATGAAATATTGCTCGCACTTCTTAGGGAAATGCAGCATTCACTTTCTGACAAGGATGTTCTAACTCTTGCAATGGCCACACATGGTTTTGTTGGTGCTGATTTAGCTGCTCTTTGCAATGAAGCAGCATTGGTTTGCCTTCGACAATTTGTTAATTTGAATGTCTGCATTGGAGAACcatatttcaaaatttcaactgCTGCCAATGATTCAGTTAGTTCAACGTCTAGTCGCTCAGATATTGTTTGCTTGAGCAGTGATATGGATATTTGTCAAGTTTTGGGAGATTCTAATAATAGTAATTTGGAGGCTTCTTTTTCCCATGATTCAGAAATAGTAAGCTCATCAGACTTTATGGATGGAATTGGAACAACTGGGGCTTGCGCTCCAAAGGGTGACTTAAAAGTTACTTCCGAGGACTTTGAGAAGGCTAGAGATAGAATAAGACCGAGTGCTATGAGAGAG GTGGTTCTTGAAGTTCCCAAGGTTTCCTGGGAAGATGTTGGTGGCCAGATGGAGGTTAAGATGCAATTAATGGAAGCTGTGGAGTGGCCTCAAAAGCACAAGGATGCTTTCAAGCGCATTGGAACCCGTCCCCCTACAGGAATTTTGCTCTTTGGTCCTCCAGGATGCAGCAAAACTCTTTTGGCTCGTGCAGTAGCTTCTGAAGCGGGGTTGAATTTTCTTGCAGTAAAGGGCCCTGAACTTTTTAGCAAATGGGTTGGTGAATCTGAGAAGGCTGTACGGTCGCTATTTGCGAAG GTTTGCAACAAAGAGGTAGTGTCACTGTCATTGCTGCTACAAATCGGCCAGATAAGATTGACCCAGCTCTTCTGA
- the LOC140822498 gene encoding calmodulin-interacting protein 111-like isoform X3: MESGKFQLESVTSSHYDLSMEVELGSVENDKISSPKTPSVSLPKVSSPCSMQPHMSGYKKLASKTAYMSHEPIDILDVKDVLEDDSSRKLLETCTTSWLSSRSLLRGNFVIVPILSRKCVFRVIGSERLSSVGQNLNNRNNGPATGAPDLSKGMVCVFSVDRGTKVHLLLPRNSMVETSVTSSLTHPEVRHGSNIESMGVSVSKLGGLSKEFSVLKDIIVSSAVKGSVASLGLRPTKGVLLHGPPGTGKTTLARVCANDVGVNLFLVSGPEIISQYQGESEQALDEVFKKASLAVPAVIFIDELDAIAPARKDGGDQVSQRMVATLLNLMDGMSRTDGILVVAATNRPDSIEPALRRPGRLDREIEIGVPSPQQRYEILLALLREMQHSLSDKDVLTLAMATHGFVGADLAALCNEAALVCLRQFVNLNVCIGEPYFKISTAANDSVSSTSSRSDIVCLSSDMDICQVLGDSNNSNLEASFSHDSEIVSSSDFMDGIGTTGACAPKGDLKVTSEDFEKARDRIRPSAMREVVLEVPKVSWEDVGGQMEVKMQLMEAVEWPQKHKDAFKRIGTRPPTGILLFGPPGCSKTLLARAVASEAGLNFLAVKGPELFSKWVGESEKAVRSLFAKARANAPSIIFFDEIDGLAIIRGKESDGVSVGDRVMSQLLVELDGLQQRGSVTVIAATNRPDKIDPALLRPGRFDRLLFVGPPNKKDREDIFRVHLRRMPCSSDVCISELSLLTEGCTGADISLICREAAMTAIEENLSASEITMGHLKAGINQVQPSDVQMYSKLSLRFQRLVHATSKEDNSICEPISSKQSPIPFWTKIRSAMLFLYRLPDLLLQRGSS, from the exons ATGGAATCG GGTAAATTTCAGTTGGAGAGTGTCACATCATCTCACTATGACTTATCCATGGAAGTTGAACTTGGGTCCGTTGAAAATGACAAAATTTCATCTCCAAAGACACCATCTGTTTCATTGCCTAAAGTGAGCTCTCCCTGCTCAATGCAACCTCATATGTCAGGCTATAAAAAGTTAGCATCAAAGACAGCTTATATGTCTCATGAACCTATTGACATTCTTGATGTGAAGGATGTTTTGGAGGATGATTCTTCTAGGAAACTTTTAGAAACTTGCACTACCTCATGGTTATCTTCACGAAGTTTACTCCGTGGTAATTTTGTGATAGTCCCAATACTTTCAAGGAAATGTGTATTCCGGGTGATAGGTTCTGAAAGATTGTCTTCAGTTGGTCAGAATCTGAATAATAGAAATAATGGTCCTGCCACTGGAGCTCCGGACTTAAGCAAAGGCATGGTGTGTGTTTTTTCTGTAGATCGGGGAACAAAAGTGCACTTGCTATTACCAAGAAATTCTATGGTTGAAACTTCAGTAACAAGCTCTCTGACGCATCCTGAAGTTAGACATGGAAGTAACATAGAGAGTATGGGAGTCAGCGTTTCAAAATTGGGAGGCCTTTCCAAAGAATTTTCCGTTCTGAAAGATATTATAGTTTCATCAGCTGTGAAGGGTTCGGTTGCAAG CTTGGGTCTACGTCCCACAAAGGGAGTGCTTCTTCATGGCCCACCAGGAACAGGAAAAACTACTTTGGCTCGAGTATGTGCTAATGATGTAGGTGTTAACTTATTTTTAGTCAGTGGACCTGAAATTATTAGTCAATACCAAGGAGAAAGCGAACAAGCATTGGATGAAGTGTTTAAAAAAGCCAGCCTTGCTGTGCCCGCCGTG ATTTTCATAGATGAATTGGATGCAATTGCACCTGCACGCAAAGATGGAGGAGACCAGGTTTCTCAAAGAATGGTTGCTACTCTCTTAAATCTGATGGATGGGATGAGTAGAACTGATGGGATACTAGTTGTTGCTGCAACAAACCGGCCTGATAGCATTGAGCCTGCGCTCAGGAGACCCGGAAGGCTTGACCGAGAAATTGAAATTG GGGTTCCTTCTCCTCAACAACGTTATGAAATATTGCTCGCACTTCTTAGGGAAATGCAGCATTCACTTTCTGACAAGGATGTTCTAACTCTTGCAATGGCCACACATGGTTTTGTTGGTGCTGATTTAGCTGCTCTTTGCAATGAAGCAGCATTGGTTTGCCTTCGACAATTTGTTAATTTGAATGTCTGCATTGGAGAACcatatttcaaaatttcaactgCTGCCAATGATTCAGTTAGTTCAACGTCTAGTCGCTCAGATATTGTTTGCTTGAGCAGTGATATGGATATTTGTCAAGTTTTGGGAGATTCTAATAATAGTAATTTGGAGGCTTCTTTTTCCCATGATTCAGAAATAGTAAGCTCATCAGACTTTATGGATGGAATTGGAACAACTGGGGCTTGCGCTCCAAAGGGTGACTTAAAAGTTACTTCCGAGGACTTTGAGAAGGCTAGAGATAGAATAAGACCGAGTGCTATGAGAGAG GTGGTTCTTGAAGTTCCCAAGGTTTCCTGGGAAGATGTTGGTGGCCAGATGGAGGTTAAGATGCAATTAATGGAAGCTGTGGAGTGGCCTCAAAAGCACAAGGATGCTTTCAAGCGCATTGGAACCCGTCCCCCTACAGGAATTTTGCTCTTTGGTCCTCCAGGATGCAGCAAAACTCTTTTGGCTCGTGCAGTAGCTTCTGAAGCGGGGTTGAATTTTCTTGCAGTAAAGGGCCCTGAACTTTTTAGCAAATGGGTTGGTGAATCTGAGAAGGCTGTACGGTCGCTATTTGCGAAGGCAAGGGCAAATGCTCCTTCAATTATATTTTTCGATGAAATTGATGGTCTTGCTATAATTCGTGGAAAAGAAAGCGATGGAGTTTCAGTTGGTGATCGAGTTATGAGTCAACTACTTGTTGAGTTAGATG GTTTGCAACAAAGAGGTAGTGTCACTGTCATTGCTGCTACAAATCGGCCAGATAAGATTGACCCAGCTCTTCTGAGACCAG GACGCTTTGATCGACTTCTGTTCGTGGGACCACCGAATAAAAAGGATCGTGAAGATATATTTCGAGTCCATTTGCGCCGAATGCCATGTAGTTCTGATGTATGCATCAGTGAGCTCTCTCTTCTCACAGAGGGATGTACAGGCGCTGATATTTCTCTTATCTGCCGTGAAGCAGCAATGACAGCTATTGAA GAGAACCTATCGGCATCAGAAATTACAATGGGGCACTTAAAAGCTGGAATTAACCAAGTGCAGCCATCTGATGTGCAGATGTATTCAAAATTATCATTGAGGTTTCAGAGACTCGTTCATGCAACATCTAAGGAAGATAATTCTATATGTGAACCTATTTCAAGTAAACAAAGTCCAATCCCTTTTTG GACCAAAATAAGATCTGCTATGCTTTTCCTTTATCGACTCCCGGATCTTTTACTGCAACGAGGTTCTTCCTAA
- the LOC140822498 gene encoding calmodulin-interacting protein 111-like isoform X1, with amino-acid sequence MPSKKKNSKASSPSPSALSSSNSSPFDEDFSSSLDEASAKFPAFIAKSAFIGRIVEGNVSDSRGCKLWLPESAMISRSIPPGSVVSVSLPSLDKAPGGFSLTDISYECATHFGFDFEDNISDEAGRFFALATVFPSSKVLKNEIHLSSSLLCTLGCPDSGRTVFVCPVEFQQLTENGIGKPSGLSDVCLSSDGCKELYLSPVCLKGKFQLESVTSSHYDLSMEVELGSVENDKISSPKTPSVSLPKVSSPCSMQPHMSGYKKLASKTAYMSHEPIDILDVKDVLEDDSSRKLLETCTTSWLSSRSLLRGNFVIVPILSRKCVFRVIGSERLSSVGQNLNNRNNGPATGAPDLSKGMVCVFSVDRGTKVHLLLPRNSMVETSVTSSLTHPEVRHGSNIESMGVSVSKLGGLSKEFSVLKDIIVSSAVKGSVASLGLRPTKGVLLHGPPGTGKTTLARVCANDVGVNLFLVSGPEIISQYQGESEQALDEVFKKASLAVPAVIFIDELDAIAPARKDGGDQVSQRMVATLLNLMDGMSRTDGILVVAATNRPDSIEPALRRPGRLDREIEIGVPSPQQRYEILLALLREMQHSLSDKDVLTLAMATHGFVGADLAALCNEAALVCLRQFVNLNVCIGEPYFKISTAANDSVSSTSSRSDIVCLSSDMDICQVLGDSNNSNLEASFSHDSEIVSSSDFMDGIGTTGACAPKGDLKVTSEDFEKARDRIRPSAMREVVLEVPKVSWEDVGGQMEVKMQLMEAVEWPQKHKDAFKRIGTRPPTGILLFGPPGCSKTLLARAVASEAGLNFLAVKGPELFSKWVGESEKAVRSLFAKARANAPSIIFFDEIDGLAIIRGKESDGVSVGDRVMSQLLVELDGLQQRGSVTVIAATNRPDKIDPALLRPGRFDRLLFVGPPNKKDREDIFRVHLRRMPCSSDVCISELSLLTEGCTGADISLICREAAMTAIEENLSASEITMGHLKAGINQVQPSDVQMYSKLSLRFQRLVHATSKEDNSICEPISSKQSPIPFWTKIRSAMLFLYRLPDLLLQRGSS; translated from the exons ATGCCTTCCAAGAAGAAAAATTCTAAAGCATCTTCACCTTCACCATCAGCTTTGTCTTCTTCCAATTCGTCGCCGTTCGACGAAGATTTCTCGTCATCCCTTGATGAAGCTTCCGCAAAGTTCCCAGCTTTCATTGCTAAATCGGCGTTCATCGGCAGAATTGTGGAAGGAAACGTTTCCGATTCCAGAGGGTGTAAGCTTTGGCTGCCGGAATCGGCTATGATTTCTAGGTCCATTCCCCCGGGATCTGTTGTTtcg GTTTCCTTGCCTTCTCTGGACAAAGCTCCGGGTGGATTTTCATTGACCGACATATCTTATGAATGTGCTACGCATTTTGGGTTTGACTTCGAAGATAATATTTCTGATGAAGCAGGAAGGTTTTTTGCCCTGGCAACTGTATTTCCTTCTTCTAAG GTTCTAAAGAATGAAATACACTTATCTTCAAGCCTTTTATGTACACTGGGTTGTCCAGATTCTGGTAGGACTGTTTTTGTTTGTCCTGTGGAGTTTCAGCAGTTGACTGAAAATGGAATCGGTAAGCCATCTGGCCTTTCAGATGTTTGTTTGTCATCTGATGGCTGCAAAGAGTTATATCTATCTCCGGTATGTTTGAAGGGTAAATTTCAGTTGGAGAGTGTCACATCATCTCACTATGACTTATCCATGGAAGTTGAACTTGGGTCCGTTGAAAATGACAAAATTTCATCTCCAAAGACACCATCTGTTTCATTGCCTAAAGTGAGCTCTCCCTGCTCAATGCAACCTCATATGTCAGGCTATAAAAAGTTAGCATCAAAGACAGCTTATATGTCTCATGAACCTATTGACATTCTTGATGTGAAGGATGTTTTGGAGGATGATTCTTCTAGGAAACTTTTAGAAACTTGCACTACCTCATGGTTATCTTCACGAAGTTTACTCCGTGGTAATTTTGTGATAGTCCCAATACTTTCAAGGAAATGTGTATTCCGGGTGATAGGTTCTGAAAGATTGTCTTCAGTTGGTCAGAATCTGAATAATAGAAATAATGGTCCTGCCACTGGAGCTCCGGACTTAAGCAAAGGCATGGTGTGTGTTTTTTCTGTAGATCGGGGAACAAAAGTGCACTTGCTATTACCAAGAAATTCTATGGTTGAAACTTCAGTAACAAGCTCTCTGACGCATCCTGAAGTTAGACATGGAAGTAACATAGAGAGTATGGGAGTCAGCGTTTCAAAATTGGGAGGCCTTTCCAAAGAATTTTCCGTTCTGAAAGATATTATAGTTTCATCAGCTGTGAAGGGTTCGGTTGCAAG CTTGGGTCTACGTCCCACAAAGGGAGTGCTTCTTCATGGCCCACCAGGAACAGGAAAAACTACTTTGGCTCGAGTATGTGCTAATGATGTAGGTGTTAACTTATTTTTAGTCAGTGGACCTGAAATTATTAGTCAATACCAAGGAGAAAGCGAACAAGCATTGGATGAAGTGTTTAAAAAAGCCAGCCTTGCTGTGCCCGCCGTG ATTTTCATAGATGAATTGGATGCAATTGCACCTGCACGCAAAGATGGAGGAGACCAGGTTTCTCAAAGAATGGTTGCTACTCTCTTAAATCTGATGGATGGGATGAGTAGAACTGATGGGATACTAGTTGTTGCTGCAACAAACCGGCCTGATAGCATTGAGCCTGCGCTCAGGAGACCCGGAAGGCTTGACCGAGAAATTGAAATTG GGGTTCCTTCTCCTCAACAACGTTATGAAATATTGCTCGCACTTCTTAGGGAAATGCAGCATTCACTTTCTGACAAGGATGTTCTAACTCTTGCAATGGCCACACATGGTTTTGTTGGTGCTGATTTAGCTGCTCTTTGCAATGAAGCAGCATTGGTTTGCCTTCGACAATTTGTTAATTTGAATGTCTGCATTGGAGAACcatatttcaaaatttcaactgCTGCCAATGATTCAGTTAGTTCAACGTCTAGTCGCTCAGATATTGTTTGCTTGAGCAGTGATATGGATATTTGTCAAGTTTTGGGAGATTCTAATAATAGTAATTTGGAGGCTTCTTTTTCCCATGATTCAGAAATAGTAAGCTCATCAGACTTTATGGATGGAATTGGAACAACTGGGGCTTGCGCTCCAAAGGGTGACTTAAAAGTTACTTCCGAGGACTTTGAGAAGGCTAGAGATAGAATAAGACCGAGTGCTATGAGAGAG GTGGTTCTTGAAGTTCCCAAGGTTTCCTGGGAAGATGTTGGTGGCCAGATGGAGGTTAAGATGCAATTAATGGAAGCTGTGGAGTGGCCTCAAAAGCACAAGGATGCTTTCAAGCGCATTGGAACCCGTCCCCCTACAGGAATTTTGCTCTTTGGTCCTCCAGGATGCAGCAAAACTCTTTTGGCTCGTGCAGTAGCTTCTGAAGCGGGGTTGAATTTTCTTGCAGTAAAGGGCCCTGAACTTTTTAGCAAATGGGTTGGTGAATCTGAGAAGGCTGTACGGTCGCTATTTGCGAAGGCAAGGGCAAATGCTCCTTCAATTATATTTTTCGATGAAATTGATGGTCTTGCTATAATTCGTGGAAAAGAAAGCGATGGAGTTTCAGTTGGTGATCGAGTTATGAGTCAACTACTTGTTGAGTTAGATG GTTTGCAACAAAGAGGTAGTGTCACTGTCATTGCTGCTACAAATCGGCCAGATAAGATTGACCCAGCTCTTCTGAGACCAG GACGCTTTGATCGACTTCTGTTCGTGGGACCACCGAATAAAAAGGATCGTGAAGATATATTTCGAGTCCATTTGCGCCGAATGCCATGTAGTTCTGATGTATGCATCAGTGAGCTCTCTCTTCTCACAGAGGGATGTACAGGCGCTGATATTTCTCTTATCTGCCGTGAAGCAGCAATGACAGCTATTGAA GAGAACCTATCGGCATCAGAAATTACAATGGGGCACTTAAAAGCTGGAATTAACCAAGTGCAGCCATCTGATGTGCAGATGTATTCAAAATTATCATTGAGGTTTCAGAGACTCGTTCATGCAACATCTAAGGAAGATAATTCTATATGTGAACCTATTTCAAGTAAACAAAGTCCAATCCCTTTTTG GACCAAAATAAGATCTGCTATGCTTTTCCTTTATCGACTCCCGGATCTTTTACTGCAACGAGGTTCTTCCTAA